One genomic region from Cyanobium usitatum str. Tous encodes:
- a CDS encoding efflux RND transporter permease subunit has translation MSLSDNFIKRPVLTTVCSILIVLLGIIAIPGLPIENLPNIAPPLIQVTSNYGGANSIVTEQAVTNPLEQQINGVPGAAYISSTSSNTGQSIIQVYFEEDTDINIDQVNVQNRVSLAMPQLPQQVSATGVSVMQSTPSILLAYQVTSSQGQFDASYINGLIYEQLYYQLERVPGVAQVNLLGGSNPAFWLFVDPSKLSANQLTADQIVSAVKSQNSIAIGGLIGGPPAGGDQLFAYPILVADNGNLMSVDQLNDLIVGKSPQGNLLRLRDVGQATYGFNTFAQQAVSYDGFPSITVAVFQTPESNALDVSEAVVAVMNQFTQSAPPGIAVKEIYNIGQFIESAVEGVTDALGLAIVLVLVILFLFLQNWRATVVPSLAIPISLIGTFAFINAFGFSINQLTLLGLVLATGLVVDDAIVVIEAVSKNLESGMSPRKAAMACMGELTGALIATSLVLMAVFVPVAFYPGGIGIIYKQFALTIAFSIAISTFNALTFSPMMSALILKSEQPPKPKGWGWTIGGVVVGLAFGRFSAASFGVGAYVFGVVVFGLAGSRLASIFEQFNRFFAWLQSSYARLLEVLIRRRKYVVAGLAGGIVLTALAFSALPSAFIPEEDQGYGVGIFQLQNGASLSLTQQTGLEIAKVLKEEPDITAASVVSGYGFNGSSPDQGVFFFGLKPLEERSGADQKAPAIVERLNAKLSKISSGLVVAAQPPAIPGFSAQGGFYFQFNDLSNGAYSFNQLDALAQKLVAAGTASDQFSSLYTQFIPSAPAFGLKIDRSIMGALNIDFQQAMQTIAVLAGGNYSGLTYENGQVRNIYVQSEASGRSTLEDVLSYYVRNRDNKLVQVSEFASSELTSAPPVISHYNLYRTILIQGAEAVGKSSGQALTAIQQIFKRLDFNNIDYAFTGLASLQLSAGNASVLVFGLGILIVYLVLSAQYESYVTPVIILMTVPLAMLGALVFLSLRSIDLNIYAQVGLVTLIGLAAKNGILIVEVAEQHVANGMSFAEAAISAAESRMRPILMTAIASLAGFLPLVVATTAGANSQQSLGTVIFGGLLVATVLSLGVVPPFYVVIKNFEARWLPESTPETTA, from the coding sequence ATGTCACTCTCCGATAATTTCATCAAGCGGCCTGTCCTTACTACCGTTTGCAGCATCCTGATCGTGCTGCTGGGAATCATTGCGATCCCCGGCCTGCCAATTGAAAACCTGCCGAATATTGCGCCACCACTCATTCAGGTGACCTCTAATTACGGCGGTGCTAATTCCATAGTGACGGAACAGGCCGTTACCAATCCGCTCGAGCAGCAGATCAACGGTGTGCCGGGCGCGGCCTATATCTCATCGACCAGCTCAAATACTGGTCAGAGCATTATTCAGGTTTATTTTGAGGAAGACACGGATATCAACATCGATCAGGTAAACGTTCAAAATCGCGTTTCCCTGGCCATGCCTCAGTTGCCCCAGCAGGTCTCGGCAACTGGGGTGTCGGTGATGCAGAGCACCCCATCGATTCTGCTGGCCTATCAGGTCACGTCTAGCCAGGGTCAATTTGATGCTTCCTATATCAACGGCTTGATTTATGAGCAGCTCTACTACCAGCTTGAGCGGGTCCCCGGAGTCGCTCAAGTCAATCTGCTGGGAGGTAGTAACCCTGCCTTCTGGCTGTTTGTTGATCCAAGCAAGCTCAGTGCCAACCAGCTGACTGCCGACCAAATCGTCAGTGCGGTCAAGAGTCAAAACAGCATCGCTATTGGTGGCCTGATTGGTGGTCCGCCAGCCGGAGGAGATCAGCTGTTCGCCTACCCGATCCTGGTGGCTGACAACGGCAACTTGATGTCGGTAGATCAGCTCAATGACCTAATAGTTGGTAAGTCACCCCAGGGCAATTTGCTACGGCTGCGCGATGTGGGCCAGGCTACTTACGGGTTTAATACCTTTGCTCAGCAGGCGGTGAGTTACGACGGGTTCCCGTCTATCACCGTTGCGGTATTCCAAACTCCAGAGAGCAATGCTCTAGATGTATCCGAGGCTGTGGTGGCCGTGATGAATCAATTCACCCAGTCAGCTCCGCCTGGGATCGCGGTTAAAGAAATTTATAATATCGGTCAGTTTATTGAGTCTGCGGTTGAAGGGGTAACTGATGCCCTTGGCCTAGCAATTGTGCTGGTGCTAGTGATTCTGTTTCTCTTTCTGCAGAACTGGCGAGCCACGGTGGTGCCCAGTCTGGCGATCCCGATCTCACTCATTGGTACTTTCGCCTTCATCAATGCTTTTGGATTTTCCATAAACCAGCTCACCTTGCTGGGCTTGGTGCTTGCTACTGGCTTGGTGGTGGATGACGCAATCGTGGTAATCGAGGCGGTTTCTAAAAATCTTGAGAGTGGCATGAGTCCACGCAAGGCGGCTATGGCCTGTATGGGTGAGCTAACTGGTGCTCTGATCGCTACATCGCTTGTGTTGATGGCGGTATTTGTGCCAGTAGCTTTTTACCCGGGTGGTATTGGCATCATCTACAAGCAATTCGCCCTCACGATCGCCTTTTCGATCGCCATCTCTACCTTCAATGCCCTGACCTTCTCGCCAATGATGTCGGCCCTGATTCTCAAGTCGGAGCAGCCTCCGAAGCCCAAGGGTTGGGGTTGGACCATCGGTGGTGTGGTAGTGGGCTTGGCCTTCGGCCGCTTCAGCGCCGCATCCTTTGGCGTCGGTGCCTACGTCTTTGGAGTTGTCGTGTTCGGGTTGGCTGGTAGCCGGCTTGCCTCAATTTTTGAGCAATTCAATCGGTTTTTTGCTTGGTTGCAGAGCAGTTATGCCCGCTTACTTGAGGTGCTGATCCGCCGCCGAAAATATGTTGTTGCTGGCCTCGCTGGCGGCATTGTGCTCACCGCGCTTGCTTTCTCGGCCCTGCCCTCGGCTTTCATCCCTGAGGAAGACCAGGGATATGGGGTGGGAATTTTCCAGTTGCAGAACGGTGCCTCCCTCAGTCTCACCCAGCAAACTGGCCTAGAGATTGCCAAGGTGCTCAAGGAGGAGCCTGACATCACGGCGGCTTCGGTGGTTAGCGGCTACGGCTTCAACGGCTCCAGCCCAGACCAGGGTGTGTTCTTCTTCGGCCTTAAGCCCCTTGAGGAGCGTAGTGGTGCTGATCAGAAAGCACCGGCAATTGTGGAGCGACTCAATGCCAAGCTTTCTAAAATTAGCAGTGGTCTAGTTGTTGCAGCCCAACCGCCCGCGATTCCTGGCTTCTCGGCCCAGGGTGGCTTTTACTTTCAGTTCAACGACTTAAGCAATGGCGCATACAGCTTTAACCAACTCGACGCCCTAGCTCAAAAGCTTGTGGCCGCTGGTACGGCATCCGATCAGTTTTCAAGCCTTTACACCCAGTTTATCCCCAGCGCCCCTGCATTTGGTCTGAAAATTGATCGCTCGATTATGGGCGCTCTGAACATCGATTTCCAGCAGGCGATGCAGACGATTGCCGTGCTCGCAGGTGGCAACTACTCAGGCTTGACCTATGAAAATGGCCAGGTGCGCAATATATATGTGCAGTCAGAGGCTTCCGGCCGCAGCACCCTTGAGGATGTGCTCAGTTACTACGTGCGCAATCGCGACAACAAACTAGTGCAGGTCAGTGAGTTTGCTTCGTCAGAACTGACCAGTGCCCCTCCGGTTATTAGTCACTACAACCTTTATCGAACAATTTTGATTCAGGGCGCGGAGGCGGTTGGTAAGAGTTCTGGCCAGGCCTTGACGGCTATTCAGCAGATCTTTAAGCGGCTTGATTTCAATAATATTGACTATGCATTCACTGGTCTGGCTTCCTTGCAGCTTTCTGCCGGTAACGCCAGTGTGCTCGTGTTTGGTCTGGGTATTTTGATAGTTTATTTAGTGCTTTCGGCCCAGTACGAGAGCTATGTCACCCCAGTCATTATTTTGATGACAGTCCCCTTGGCCATGCTTGGAGCACTGGTGTTCTTGTCCCTCCGCTCCATTGATCTAAATATTTATGCCCAGGTGGGTCTGGTTACCTTAATTGGCTTGGCTGCCAAGAACGGCATCTTGATTGTTGAGGTTGCTGAGCAGCATGTTGCCAATGGCATGAGCTTTGCGGAAGCGGCTATTTCTGCTGCTGAGTCACGCATGCGTCCAATTCTGATGACCGCGATCGCCTCGCTGGCTGGATTCCTGCCCCTTGTGGTGGCAACCACCGCTGGAGCAAATAGTCAGCAATCCCTAGGCACGGTGATATTTGGGGGGCTGCTAGTTGCCACAGTGCTTTCGCTTGGCGTTGTGCCTCCTTTCTATGTGGTGATTAAAAACTTTGAGGCTCGCTGGTTGCCTGAAT